In the Flagellimonas sp. MMG031 genome, one interval contains:
- a CDS encoding 5-formyltetrahydrofolate cyclo-ligase, whose product MLKSELRKKYNRLRTELSTEQSSDLSLVLTNYILQIPIWDFFYFHIFLSIEEKKEVDTLPLITLLQGKDKNIVVPKVASKTAMTNYLLTDTTTLKNSAWGVPEPVEGIEVPENKIDVVFVPLMAFDTLGNRVGYGAGFYDGFLRKCRKETIKIGLSLFEAEQEPITDLHENDVKLDYCVTPERIYTF is encoded by the coding sequence ATGTTGAAAAGTGAACTTAGAAAAAAATACAATCGCCTCAGAACAGAACTTTCAACGGAGCAATCTTCCGATTTAAGTTTGGTTTTGACCAATTATATCCTTCAAATCCCAATTTGGGATTTTTTTTATTTCCATATATTTCTGAGTATCGAAGAAAAGAAGGAGGTAGACACCTTGCCCCTTATTACATTATTACAAGGAAAAGATAAAAATATCGTGGTCCCTAAGGTCGCGAGCAAGACCGCCATGACCAATTATTTGCTCACCGATACTACTACCCTAAAGAATAGTGCTTGGGGCGTTCCTGAGCCTGTGGAAGGTATCGAGGTGCCGGAAAACAAGATTGATGTGGTTTTTGTGCCGCTCATGGCTTTTGACACTTTGGGCAACCGTGTGGGATACGGTGCTGGTTTTTATGATGGGTTTTTAAGGAAATGCCGCAAGGAAACCATTAAAATAGGGCTTTCACTCTTCGAAGCGGAACAGGAGCCCATTACGGACCTGCATGAAAATGACGTGAAATTGGATTATTGCGTAACCCCTGAACGGATTTACACATTCTGA
- a CDS encoding lipoprotein signal peptidase: MNLKKSLLIIFLILLVDQISKIYIKTSFILGEAHEVFSWFKILFIENEGAAWGTKLSDLLPISERAGKLVLTIFRIFAVFGIGYWLWDIIKKQSPRTLILAVSLIFAGAVGNIIDSVFYGIIFDHSNGQVATLFAEEPYGSLFHGKVVDMLYFPLVDTTWPDWVPSLGGRSFRFFEPVFNIADTAISTGVGILIVFNKKAFPKQEEEKKEDSGNQNV; the protein is encoded by the coding sequence ATGAACCTGAAAAAGTCCCTTCTCATAATCTTTCTGATCCTTTTGGTGGACCAGATCAGTAAAATCTACATTAAGACCAGTTTTATTCTGGGCGAAGCCCATGAAGTGTTCAGTTGGTTCAAAATACTGTTTATTGAGAACGAAGGGGCAGCTTGGGGCACCAAATTGAGCGATCTATTACCTATTTCCGAAAGGGCGGGAAAATTGGTTTTGACCATATTCCGAATTTTTGCGGTTTTTGGCATCGGTTATTGGTTGTGGGATATCATTAAAAAGCAATCACCGCGTACTTTAATTTTGGCGGTATCCTTGATTTTTGCCGGAGCCGTTGGAAATATTATAGACTCGGTATTCTACGGAATTATTTTTGACCACAGCAACGGTCAAGTAGCGACCTTATTTGCAGAGGAACCCTACGGAAGCCTATTCCATGGCAAAGTGGTGGATATGCTTTACTTTCCGTTGGTAGATACCACCTGGCCGGATTGGGTGCCTTCGTTGGGTGGAAGGAGTTTCCGCTTTTTCGAACCTGTTTTCAATATCGCGGACACGGCGATTAGCACAGGGGTGGGTATTTTGATTGTGTTCAACAAAAAGGCATTTCCGAAGCAGGAAGAAGAAAAAAAAGAGGATTCTGGTAATCAGAATGTGTAA
- a CDS encoding TraR/DksA C4-type zinc finger protein gives MAEEAKVRYSDKDLAEFRVLIEEKMEKAKKHLELLKSSYMNDGNNGTDDTSPTFKAFEEGSETMSKEANTQLAIRQEKFIRDLKNALLRIENKTYGICRVTGKLINKERLKLVPHATLSIEAKNMQK, from the coding sequence ATGGCAGAAGAAGCAAAAGTTAGATACTCCGACAAGGACCTTGCCGAGTTCAGGGTCTTGATCGAGGAAAAAATGGAGAAGGCCAAAAAGCATTTGGAGCTTTTGAAAAGTTCTTACATGAACGATGGCAACAACGGTACCGACGATACCTCACCTACCTTTAAGGCTTTTGAGGAAGGCTCCGAAACCATGAGCAAGGAAGCGAATACCCAATTGGCCATTCGCCAGGAAAAGTTTATCCGGGACCTTAAGAATGCCTTGTTGCGTATTGAGAACAAGACGTATGGTATTTGCCGAGTTACCGGAAAGCTCATCAACAAGGAGCGTTTGAAGCTTGTACCGCATGCTACATTGAGCATCGAGGCGAAGAACATGCAGAAATAA